GGAAACGCCCCGAAGTGAACGATTGTTAGCGGCGCTCGCGGGGCACACGTTGGACATGGCGCCGGTAAACGCGACCCGCACTTCCCTCCGTGCGCCTCCTCTCCGCCTCCCTGCCGATCAGAGCCGCTCGGCAAAACTGGGAGACGGCAAGCGCGCCGCCCACCGCTCGCCGGTCCGCTCCCTGTCGCCCACAACCGACGACCGGCGGATGGTCGCCTGATTCGGGGGTTGACATGGCCACACAGAAATTTGGGGTGCAAAGGTTGAGTTCTGCCGCAACGGCAGGGCTTGCCTTCGCGGTCGGGGTCCTCGTGGTCCTGGCCGCTCAACAGCGACGGTTCGAGGCTCTTCGCCTGAGGGTCGCGCAGGTGGAGCAGGCCGACGGCCGGAACGCGAGGCTCGCGGAACAGCAACGCTTTCAGACGTACCTGCTCGAAAAGGCCCTGGACGATCAGGACCTCGCCGAGGTTCTGAGCACCATCAACGAGCTGGACCCGACCAGGCGGCGTCAATACCTCTTCGCCAACGCGCTGTACACCAACGCCCTGCGCGCCCACCGGGCGGGGGACGTCAACTGGGACGAGCTGCACGGCCATCTTCGAGTGATCTGCCAGAGTGCGATCTTTCGGGACTACTGGGATGCGACCCGCCATCATCGCGCGAGCCTCAAGGAGAGGTCGCAGGAGGCGCGGGTGGGCCAAATGGTGGACGCGCTCATCCGCGATCTGGACGAATCAGACACGGAGGAGTGGTGGGTCGTGGGCGAGCCTCCGTCGGAACAGGACTGACGTCCGAGAGTCGAACCATCAATCCCAATAGGCCAGTTGGACTAACCAGGGCCGGAGTTTAACCTGCTAAAGTCTCGGCTACTGTGTCCCCGTTTTCACTGTCTAAACCTGAGGACCGGGATCACCTTGAACATCGTGCGCCGCATCGGCGCGTCTCCACGCGAGCGAGGCAGCCTGTCGGGCGAGACGTGCCCAGACATCTTTGAGCTCAGCGACGGAAATTTCGCTGTCATCGGCACAGAGGCCACCGCGAAGCTCGACCCCCAACTCCCTCGCGACGCGGCGCGCGCGGACTACGAGCGCATCGTGGTCATCAGCCGGGAAACGCTCATCCGTGCAAAGTCGGACATCCCTGACAGGTGAAGCGGTCGCAGGGCTGAGACAGGACACGTCCGTGGTCCGTCGAGATTCATCGGTCACCCCGACCCATCTCCGGACGACGGCCTCATTCCCCGGCCCCCCACACTTGCACCACACGCCCCGCGCAGTATCCCCTGCCGCCGGAGCGTCCGAGCAACGCCGACGCCCACCACGCACCGCGCCGCTCGACACAGGCTTCCCGAGGTCCAGCACCGATCGGTGCTGGACCTCTCGCGTCCTGGGCCACGCCCGGTACCGCCACCGGCGCCCCGGTCCCACATACCGATCCGCCGGCGTAGAACTCCACGTTGGTG
This genomic interval from Streptomyces dengpaensis contains the following:
- a CDS encoding DUF6082 family protein — protein: MQRLSSAATAGLAFAVGVLVVLAAQQRRFEALRLRVAQVEQADGRNARLAEQQRFQTYLLEKALDDQDLAEVLSTINELDPTRRRQYLFANALYTNALRAHRAGDVNWDELHGHLRVICQSAIFRDYWDATRHHRASLKERSQEARVGQMVDALIRDLDESDTEEWWVVGEPPSEQD